The sequence below is a genomic window from Haloferax mediterranei ATCC 33500.
CGCTCGTACTGCTTCTCGGCGCTGGCTCGACCGCCGAATCCCTCGATGGACTCGGCCTGCTCGGTGTCTACGGCTCCGAGCGCGTCGTCGTCGACGCCGCACCCGCGGACGACGAAGTTGCCGAAGAAGTCGATGTGCTCGTCAATCCTCCCCGTGAGGGTGCTGACGCCCGCGACCTCTCTGTCGGCGCGCTCGCTTCGACGCTCTCGGTTGCTGTCAACGAGGACGTTCGCGACGGCGTGTCGCACCTCCCCGCCGTCAGCTACTGGGAGAACTGCCCGCAGCAGTACCTCGACCTCGCCGCGGACCACGGCTTCGACGCCGACCGCGTCCGCGAACTCCGTGAGGCCGTCGCCCTCGAAGCGTACTACCAGTCCTACCAGGACAAGCGCGAACTCATCGCTGACCTGCTCTTCGACGCCGACGAGGGCCTCGCTGGCCACGTCTCCGAGCAGTTCCGCATCAAACTCGAAGACGAAATCGAGACGGCGCAGGCGAACCTCGAACGCCGCCAGGTCGATTCCGTCTCCGCCGCCGTGCTCGACTCCGACGCCTACAGTCACCGCTTCGACTTCCCGCCGACGGGTCTCCTCGTCGACGAACTGCACCGCCGCACGCGCGAGGGTGACGCGTTCGTGACCGTCGCGCTGGGCATGGACGAACTGTACTTCCGCAGCACGGGCGACCTCGACCTTCGCGCCGTCGTCGAGTCGGCCGCCGAGAAGGCACCCGCCGCCGGTCTCGCCGCCGCCGGTATCCGCGAAGGACGCATCGAGTTCCTGACCGGTGCGCGCGACGAGGCGCTCGAAGCCGTCCTCGCCGCCGCTGCCGAGCAGTTCTAAACGACAATCCAGACTCCTCCTCGTTCGTTCTCGATGGAGGGCTGTTTTCGAGCCTCCCGAGCGACACGCTTATCCACGAAACGACCTGATTCGCGCTCATGAGCCGTTACCACGTCGCCACCCGGGAGGTGTGTCCGTGAGCGCTGAGACCGAAACCGAGTCCGAGGCGTTCCAGCGGACCTGCGAGGCGCTCGTCGAGCGCATCCTCGCGGGCGAAATCGACCGCGACGACCTCGAATCGGCCAAGCTCGACGCCTGTTCGGAACACTCCTCGCCGAAGGTACCGAAGAACACCGAGATTCTACAATACGCCCCCAAAGACCGACGCGAGGAGGTCAAAGAGGTCGTTCGACGAAAACCCGTCCGCACCGCCTCCGGCGTCTCGCCGGTCGCCATCATGACCTCGCCGCACATGTGCCCGCACGGGAAGTGTCTGTACTGTCCCGGCGGTCCGGCGAGCGAGTTCTCGTCGTCGCAGTCGTACACGGGCCACGAACCCGCGGCCGCCCGCGGCGTCCAGAACGACTACGACCCGTACGGACAGGTCACGCTCCGACTCGAACAACTCCGGCACATCGGCCACCCGGTCGACAAGGTCGAACTCATCCTGATGGGCGGGACGATGACCGCCCGGAGCCACGACTACCAGGAGTGGTTCGTCAAGCGGGCGCTCGAAGCGATGAACGACTACGACCTCGACTCGGAACCGCAGCCCGCCGAGGACCAATCGTTCAAACCCGACCCCGAGGATGTCGAATTTAAATACGTCGAAGACGTGATTGCCGAAAACGAGACGGCCGACATCCGAAACATCGGAACGACGTTCGAGACGAAGCCCGACTGGTGCGACCCCGAGCAAATCGACCGGATGCTCGATTTGGGTGCGACGAAGGTCGAAGTCGGCGTCCAGACGACCTACGAGCGAATCAACCGCGAGATGCACCGCGGTCACGGCGTGCAGGCGTCAATCGACGCCAACCGTCGCCTCCGCGACTCGGCGTTCAAGGTCGGCTTCCACATGATGCCGGGACAACCCGGGATGACGAAGGAGATGTGTCTGGAGGACTTCCGCCAACTGTTCGAGAACTCGGACTGGCGGCCAGACTACCTCAAAATCTACCCGACGCTCATCGTCCGCGACACCATCACCTACGACATGTGGCGACGCGACGAGTACGACCCGCTGAACAACGAGGAGGCCGCCGACATCATCGCCGAGGTCATGGGGATGATTCCGAAGTACACGCGCCTCCAGCGCGTCCAGCGCGACATCCCAGCGGACTTCATCGACGCCGGTGTCTGGAAGTCTAACCTCCGACAACTCGCCGCTCAGCGGGCCGAAGAGAAGGGTATCGTCCAGCGCAACATCCGCGCCCGCGAGGTCGGCATGAACGAAGCCAACCCGGACCCAGAGCGCATCGAACTCGACGTGATGACCTACGAGGTCGCTGGTGGAACTGAGCACTTCATCTCGTTCGAAGACCCCGTCGAGGACCTGCTCGTCGGATTCTGTCGACTTCGTTTCCCGGGCAATCCGGTCCGACGCGAACTCCAGAACGCGGCGCTCGTCCGCGAACTGCACGTCTACGGGTCGGAAGTCGGTATCGGAGCTGAGGGCGATTGGCAGCACAAAGGCTACGGAAAGAAGCTTCTCGCCCATGCCGAGGAACTCGCCCGCGACGCTGGATACGACAAGATTTCGGTCATCTCGGGTATCGGTGTCCGGCAGTACTACAAGCAGAAACTCGGCTACCAACAGGACGGTCCGTACGTGTCGAAGCGGCTGTAGTAGACCCGTTAGCGCGTTCGTATCCGATTTTTCGAGCCAGTGGATTCGGCTCCCGAATCTGTGTGCCTGTGGTTCTCAATACTGATTAACACTCCGTCACGTTTTTGGAAGTTCACCCGCCCGACTGGGTACGATGGTCGAACAGGGGGCAAGCGGGGTATCGAATCCGGTAACGAGTTGGCTACAGGACTTGCAGGCGACGCTCGCGCAGTTTGTCTCGACGGAGGAGCGCATCGGTATCTCGGTGGCACTCGTGGCGCTCGCGTTCGGGGTGGCGATTTTCCTCGCACCGCGCGTCGTCTCTCGAGCATCAGTGATGTTCCACAAACGGGTGCTTCAGCACTCGAAGGTCCCTGACTCGGTCACCGACGTGGCGTGGATATTCCCGGCGACGGTTATCGTCCGGGCCCTCCAACTCGGGGTCTTCGTCCTCGTCTCACTTTCGTTGCTGCTCCTGTGGGGCTATACGGGTCTCGCTTCGAGTCTCGCGTCGGTAATCGCGATTGCGGTCCCAAACGTCCTCAAAATCGCGGCGACAGTCGCCCTCCTCGTCGGGGCTTTCGTCGGGACGAACGTCCTCGAAGAACAACTCGAATCCTACGCCCGAAACGTCGACCATATCAACGCCCACCAACAGGGTATCGTCTTCCGCGTGCTCCAACTCGTCGTCCTCCTCGCCGTGGGGATGGCGACGCTCACCGTCTGGCAGTTCAAAATCGGCGGCCTGCTCGTCGGTGCCGGATTCCTCGGTATCGTCGTCGGTATGGCCGCCAGACAGACGCTTGGTTCGCTCATCGCCGGATTCGTCTTGATGTTCTCCCGGCCGTTCGAACTCGGCGACTGGGTGAAAATCAACGACGCCGAAGGCATCGTCACCGACATCACCATCATCAACACCCGCCTGAGCAACGCAGACGGCGAGACAGTCGTCTTTCCGAACGACCGCGTGACCAACGCGAAAATAACGAATCGAACGAAGCGAAATCGGCTTCGACTCCGAATCGACGTCGGCATCGACTACGACGCCGACATCGAACACGCCGAAACGGTCGCACAGGAAGCGCTGACCGACCTCACGTTCGTCGAAGAAGTGCCAAAGCCGCAGGTGATGCCGACGACCTTCGGCGATTCGTCGATTGGCCTCCAACTGCGATTTTGGATTACGAACCCGTCGGCACCGCGCCGCGCGCAGGCGAACGCGGAAGTCCTCCGGAGCGTCAAAACCGCCTTCGACCGCGAGGGAATCAAGATTCCGTACCCGCAGCGCGAACTTCTCGCTCGCGAGGAGTCGACAGGATTCAACCTTCGGAGCGAAGAAAACGACCAAGCCGACGCACGGACACAGTCGGCGCAGTCGAACGACTGACGAACCAACCGAACGGGCTACGGTCTACTTTTTGTCGAAGTGTTCGAGACTCTCGTCGAGGGCGTCGGCCGCCGCGCGCTGTTCTTCGGTCACATCGACGATTGTCTCGGATACCATCGAGATTTCTTCTGCGCCGCGATTCACGTCTTCGAGCGCCGCAGCGACGGCTTCGACGGTGTCAGCCTGGTCGTCGCTGGCGCGTGAGAGTTCGGTAATCCCGTCTGTCGCTTCGGAGACATCTTCCGTTGCTTCGGTTAACGAGCTAACGGTCTCCGACATCGACTCGTCGGCCTCGATGACGTCCTCGTGCGTCTGCTCGACAAGGTTGACCGTCTTCGTGGCCCGGTCCTGAATAGTGTCGATTCGCTCGGCAATTCGCTCGGTGTGCGACTGCGTCTCGTCGGCGAGCGATTTCACTTCGCCGGCGACGACCGCGAAGCCTTCACCCGCCTCGCCAGCGCGGGCAGCCTCGATGTTCGCGTTGAGTGCGAGGATGTTCGTCCGGTCCGCGATATCGGAAATCACGGCGGCGACTTCCTCGATTTCGACCATCTCGTCTTCGAGGTCCGCCACGGTATCGACGAGATTCTCGCTTCGGTGTTTCACTTCGTCCGTAACCGTCTGAGTCTCTTTTGTCGATTCGAGTGACGACTGGATGTTGTCGCGGGCACGCGACGAGGCGTTTGCGACCTCTGTCGAACTCGCTGCAACCTCTTCCATCGTCGCACTGAACGACTCCATCTCGTCGCGAACGGAGGCGAGTTCCTCCTGCTGCTCGGTGGTCTGTTCGAAAATTCCCTCGGCGGCGGAATCGGCGGTATCGACGAACGAGGCGAGGTCGGAAGCGTGGACTTCCATCTCCTGTACGACCTGCTCGAATCGCTCGGCTGTTTCGTCGACCGCATCGAGAATGTGGAGCAGTTCGTCGTCGATATGCTCGGTCGAATCGAGGTCGTAGTTGACTCGTCTATCCAACTGGCCGTCGGCGAGCGCTTCGAGCGTTTCGGTCACTTCGGAGACGAGACCATGAAGCGCATCTCGGCGTCGTATCTCTTCGCTCTGGTCTTGGACGATTTCGACGACGGCTTCGAGGTCTCCGTCGTCGTCGAAGACGGGAATCACCTTGAACGAGAGATGAGCCGTGTTTCCGCCAGCGTTTGTGAGCGCCCGTTGGTCGATGTACACGGGTCCGGCAGGGAGGTCTCTCCGTTCGACATCGTACAGGCTGTCCGCATCCCGTGGATTCTCCTGTACCTTTCCGGCGAGCGTCTTGGCTTCGTCGTCGTCTTCGTAGGTAACGAGTTGGGCAGCTTCCGACTCAGAGAGACCGATAATCTCCTCACGCGGAATTTCGAACATCGCCGCCGCCGTTTTGTTCCACTCGATGACAGTCCCTTCGCCGTCGAGGGCGAAAGCAGGCATCGGAAGCGCGTCTAAAATAGGTTCAGCGGCCATCTGTGGCGACCCGCCCGTCTCTGCCTGTGTCTCTGAACTGGTCACTGCCCCCACGACAAGTGACGAGAGCGCGTTGAGCATGCCCGAAGGACGAATGAGGAACCGTATATAGATATACTGCCGATTATCTCATTTGATTTTCTTAGACATACTTATGTCTGGGGTCGAATATGTATCTTACACTGTCATGTGTTGTCGTGGTCCGTGACTAGAGTCTCTTTTCCATCTTGACGTGCGGGATGCCAGCCTCGTCGAACACGTCGCTCGTCGTTTCGTAGCCTAACTCGTGGTAGAACCCTTCCGCGGAGGTTTGGCCGTGAAGTAGGAGGCGGTCGAAGCCGCGTTCACGTGCTTTTGCTTCGAGTGCGTCCATCAGTCGCCGACCCCATCCTTCTCCACGGGCGGATTCGAGGACGGCAACGCGTTCGACTTTTCCGACCGCAGATTCGCTCTCACGCAGTCGGGCCGCACCGACTGCTTCGCCGTCCCGATAGCCGACGAAGTGGACCGCAGGCGAGTCCGGTTCGTCGTACTCGTCCCACTCTAATTCCTCGTCAACGTCCTGCTCGTCTACGAATACGGTCTTTCGGACGAAAAACGCGTCCTCGCGCTCGGCGTCGGTGGTGACGACGCGGACTTCGGTTTCGGTCATGAGCGGTGATTTAGCGGGTGAGTACCTGATGGTTGCGGAGACGGCACTCTCCGACGTGGTTCACGCGCCCGACGCCGCGTTTTCGCTTCCGCCTACGTGCTCCGTCTCCGGGAACTCACCAGCCAGCGTCCACCCGAGGCGATACACGAGCGTCCCTGTTGCGAGCGTGAGACCACCCCAAACGACGAGCAGTATCGCCATGAACACCGGCCCCCAGCCACCGATGGGTAGTGCTGGAATCGTAAAGGTGACAGGGGCTAAGACGATGGCAAACGCGATTGGACGCGTCTCACGTCCTCGGCGAGCACCGTAACCGAATGGGAGGAACAAGACGACGGCCGTCCCGAGCGCGAGCGCGCTCGGGATGTTCCATGGAACCGACGGCGCGGTCACAACCGAGACGGCAACGGCGGCGACGACCGGCGGGACAACGGCCGCGGCGACGAGTCGCCGGAAGGTGAGGACTTCGGGTCGCTTCGCCGCCACGAGTCCGAACGCCATGAGTTGCAGGCCGAGTACCCACGCCATGACGCTGGTACCTCCCGAGAACATCCCGAGCGCAACGAGACAGAGCGACCACACCACACCGAGTGCCGTGACGACCGTACCGAAGCGTGCCTGTGAATCCCGGCCGTCGTCGAACCGGCGGTTGAAATGCTGAACGAAGAGAATACCGAGTATCAGCATGAGCGTCGGAATGAACGCGACCCGGACGAGGTCAGAAAGCAGATTCGGCCCCGAGTCGACAGCGATACTCGCGTAGGCTGCGGCCGTGGTCGTGAGGCCCCCATCTGGTCCGAAGGTGAGGTACGTCTGACTGTGGACGGTCGACTCGTACTGTTCACTATCGCCCCACGTCGCCGCCGTCTCGTTGGTCGCCGCTTTCGGCGGGTTGGTGAGGAGGTGTGACCCCTCCGGGCCGGTGACGACGAACCGGTCGGCACCGACGTAGACGTGTCGCCTCTCGGTCGGGTCGTTGAAGTAGTCCACGAGAAGCACGTCTCCGACGCCGTGCGAGGCCATCTCGGGGACAGTAAAGGTCACGACGACTGTGTCGCCGGCGATTCGACTACTGAGGTCGTGGGGGTCGTCGACGAGACCCCACCGCTCTTCGAACGTCCGTCGGACAATACTATCGAGCAGGCTCGGATTCTCGCGGAAGGTTGCGGCGGACTCGTCGTCTACTGTCACGCGGGCCGTCCAGTGACCGACGCCGTCTTCGTCTATTTGGACGCGGACCGTACTCGACTCGACAGTGAGGTTGACGCCAGCATCGTCCGCAGTCTCTTCGAATCCGTGGCCGCAAACGACGCAGACTGGTTCGGGTGGCGGACTGGCCATTGTCGCCGTCGTCGCG
It includes:
- a CDS encoding tRNA uridine(34) 5-carboxymethylaminomethyl modification radical SAM/GNAT enzyme Elp3, giving the protein MSVSAETETESEAFQRTCEALVERILAGEIDRDDLESAKLDACSEHSSPKVPKNTEILQYAPKDRREEVKEVVRRKPVRTASGVSPVAIMTSPHMCPHGKCLYCPGGPASEFSSSQSYTGHEPAAARGVQNDYDPYGQVTLRLEQLRHIGHPVDKVELILMGGTMTARSHDYQEWFVKRALEAMNDYDLDSEPQPAEDQSFKPDPEDVEFKYVEDVIAENETADIRNIGTTFETKPDWCDPEQIDRMLDLGATKVEVGVQTTYERINREMHRGHGVQASIDANRRLRDSAFKVGFHMMPGQPGMTKEMCLEDFRQLFENSDWRPDYLKIYPTLIVRDTITYDMWRRDEYDPLNNEEAADIIAEVMGMIPKYTRLQRVQRDIPADFIDAGVWKSNLRQLAAQRAEEKGIVQRNIRAREVGMNEANPDPERIELDVMTYEVAGGTEHFISFEDPVEDLLVGFCRLRFPGNPVRRELQNAALVRELHVYGSEVGIGAEGDWQHKGYGKKLLAHAEELARDAGYDKISVISGIGVRQYYKQKLGYQQDGPYVSKRL
- a CDS encoding GNAT family N-acetyltransferase — encoded protein: MTETEVRVVTTDAEREDAFFVRKTVFVDEQDVDEELEWDEYDEPDSPAVHFVGYRDGEAVGAARLRESESAVGKVERVAVLESARGEGWGRRLMDALEAKARERGFDRLLLHGQTSAEGFYHELGYETTSDVFDEAGIPHVKMEKRL
- a CDS encoding methyl-accepting chemotaxis protein is translated as MLNALSSLVVGAVTSSETQAETGGSPQMAAEPILDALPMPAFALDGEGTVIEWNKTAAAMFEIPREEIIGLSESEAAQLVTYEDDDEAKTLAGKVQENPRDADSLYDVERRDLPAGPVYIDQRALTNAGGNTAHLSFKVIPVFDDDGDLEAVVEIVQDQSEEIRRRDALHGLVSEVTETLEALADGQLDRRVNYDLDSTEHIDDELLHILDAVDETAERFEQVVQEMEVHASDLASFVDTADSAAEGIFEQTTEQQEELASVRDEMESFSATMEEVAASSTEVANASSRARDNIQSSLESTKETQTVTDEVKHRSENLVDTVADLEDEMVEIEEVAAVISDIADRTNILALNANIEAARAGEAGEGFAVVAGEVKSLADETQSHTERIAERIDTIQDRATKTVNLVEQTHEDVIEADESMSETVSSLTEATEDVSEATDGITELSRASDDQADTVEAVAAALEDVNRGAEEISMVSETIVDVTEEQRAAADALDESLEHFDKK
- a CDS encoding mechanosensitive ion channel family protein, with translation MVEQGASGVSNPVTSWLQDLQATLAQFVSTEERIGISVALVALAFGVAIFLAPRVVSRASVMFHKRVLQHSKVPDSVTDVAWIFPATVIVRALQLGVFVLVSLSLLLLWGYTGLASSLASVIAIAVPNVLKIAATVALLVGAFVGTNVLEEQLESYARNVDHINAHQQGIVFRVLQLVVLLAVGMATLTVWQFKIGGLLVGAGFLGIVVGMAARQTLGSLIAGFVLMFSRPFELGDWVKINDAEGIVTDITIINTRLSNADGETVVFPNDRVTNAKITNRTKRNRLRLRIDVGIDYDADIEHAETVAQEALTDLTFVEEVPKPQVMPTTFGDSSIGLQLRFWITNPSAPRRAQANAEVLRSVKTAFDREGIKIPYPQRELLAREESTGFNLRSEENDQADARTQSAQSND